The following proteins are encoded in a genomic region of Hymenobacter siberiensis:
- a CDS encoding DUF423 domain-containing protein: MTARLLIQLAALFGGLGVAIGAFGAHALHDMLVKAGRADTFETAVRYQFYHALAALAIGVLWATRPELRSLGTTGALWLGGIVVFSGSLYALCFTGVTKLGAVAPIGGLLFLAGWVSLALAVREL, encoded by the coding sequence ATGACAGCTCGACTTTTAATTCAGCTGGCCGCCCTGTTCGGCGGTCTGGGCGTGGCCATCGGGGCCTTCGGAGCGCACGCCCTGCACGATATGCTGGTGAAGGCCGGCCGCGCCGATACCTTCGAAACCGCCGTGCGCTACCAGTTCTACCACGCCCTGGCGGCCCTGGCCATTGGGGTGCTCTGGGCCACCCGCCCCGAGCTGCGCAGCCTGGGCACCACGGGCGCGCTCTGGCTGGGCGGCATCGTGGTATTCAGCGGCTCGCTCTATGCCCTGTGCTTCACGGGCGTAACCAAGCTGGGCGCGGTGGCCCCCATTGGCGGGCTGCTGTTCCTGGCCGGCTGGGTGAGCCTGGCGCTGGCCGTGCGCGAGCTGTAG
- a CDS encoding DUF1573 domain-containing protein produces the protein MKKTLLLALSLTAAAYTAQAQAPAAKAATTAGPAITFEEVKYDFGSVVQGGTVDHTFKFKNTGTAPLVISNIGVSCGCTTPEWTKAPVAPGKTGTIAAHFNSTGKMGMQNKVLTIESNAAAGSTTVSLVGEVKEVSTAAANAAPGMTMTDTTPMATMKDNGKKVKEKSGDTKLKTKVK, from the coding sequence ATGAAAAAAACCCTGCTTCTCGCCCTGAGCCTGACCGCTGCCGCTTACACCGCCCAGGCCCAGGCCCCGGCCGCTAAGGCCGCCACCACGGCTGGCCCCGCCATCACGTTCGAAGAAGTGAAATACGACTTCGGTTCCGTGGTGCAGGGCGGTACCGTGGACCATACGTTCAAGTTCAAGAATACGGGCACGGCACCCCTCGTCATCTCCAACATTGGCGTGAGTTGCGGCTGTACCACCCCGGAGTGGACCAAAGCCCCGGTTGCGCCCGGCAAAACCGGCACCATCGCCGCTCACTTCAACTCGACCGGCAAAATGGGCATGCAGAACAAAGTGCTGACCATTGAGTCGAACGCCGCCGCTGGCAGCACCACCGTTTCGCTGGTTGGGGAGGTAAAGGAGGTCTCTACGGCCGCCGCCAACGCCGCACCGGGCATGACCATGACCGACACCACGCCGATGGCCACCATGAAAGACAACGGCAAGAAGGTGAAGGAAAAGTCGGGCGACACCAAGCTGAAAACCAAAGTGAAGTAA
- a CDS encoding DUF4136 domain-containing protein: protein MKHFSLAVLLVLFATLPAPAQTREIYTNPKFRELAKEHKTLAVLPFSTTLQLRPAEVKKNGGAEGVRALEEREGRGVQSALQSYFLKQKADKDMDVDVQDVARTNALLAKNGVTSDKLATMTMEEVAQMLGVDGVISGTFESSQPMSGGAAVAMLMVGGFSGPTNTGKLAISINDGKSGELLWKYDKSLSRGFGSDTNSIITTIMRKASRQFPYSKEFKG, encoded by the coding sequence ATGAAACACTTTTCCTTAGCAGTACTATTGGTGCTGTTTGCTACCCTGCCGGCTCCGGCCCAAACGCGCGAAATTTATACCAATCCTAAATTTCGGGAGTTGGCCAAAGAACACAAAACCTTGGCGGTATTGCCTTTCAGCACTACGCTACAGCTGCGGCCGGCCGAGGTGAAGAAAAATGGCGGTGCCGAAGGGGTGCGGGCGTTGGAAGAGCGCGAGGGCCGGGGGGTACAAAGCGCCCTGCAATCGTATTTTCTCAAGCAGAAAGCTGACAAAGACATGGATGTTGATGTGCAGGACGTGGCCAGAACTAACGCATTGCTGGCTAAAAATGGTGTAACTTCCGATAAGCTGGCCACCATGACGATGGAAGAGGTTGCTCAAATGCTGGGCGTAGATGGCGTGATTTCGGGCACCTTCGAAAGCAGCCAGCCCATGTCGGGCGGGGCTGCGGTGGCCATGCTGATGGTGGGCGGCTTTTCGGGGCCTACCAACACGGGCAAGCTGGCCATCAGCATCAACGACGGCAAGAGCGGCGAGCTGTTGTGGAAATACGACAAAAGCCTTTCGCGTGGGTTTGGGTCGGATACCAACTCTATCATTACCACTATTATGCGCAAGGCTTCGCGGCAATTTCCTTATTCCAAAGAATTTAAAGGGTAG
- a CDS encoding ATP-dependent DNA helicase, giving the protein MLSLRTPSVRDYFPYEPTDDQALLFAQLDAFLRDQLPGRKVFVLRGYAGTGKTTVVSALVQWLHKMQRKYTLMAPTGRAAKVMAGYAGVAASTIHKKIYRQTSGSPSERLNFQRQPNRAEQTLYIVDEASMISDEKAFGENGLLDDLMGFVFEKTSNKLLVIGDTAQLPPVGQLLSPALDPELLAHRFRADVGTVELRQVMRQAQESGILVNATELREELREQAPNIQLHTKGFRDIFKMGGDKLEDGLRWAYRQYGHENTTIICRSNRNANQYNQLIRRALFDAEEEIEGGDYLMVVRNNYYWLPKESEIGFLANGDFLEIRKVIRREEVYGFHFAQALVRLVDYPDEPEIEVKLLLDTLHTESPALPSDRNNALYLAVSEDYAHLKTKAERYKEMRKDPYLNALQIKFAYALTCHKAQGGQWQAVFVDHGFLKPDEPLAGEFARWLYTAITRASERLFLLNFQQKLISDPVEEE; this is encoded by the coding sequence TTGCTCTCCCTCCGCACCCCGTCCGTTCGCGACTATTTCCCTTACGAGCCCACCGACGACCAAGCTCTACTCTTCGCCCAGCTCGATGCGTTTTTGCGCGACCAGCTGCCGGGCCGTAAGGTGTTTGTGCTGCGCGGCTACGCGGGCACCGGCAAAACCACCGTGGTGAGCGCCCTGGTGCAGTGGCTGCACAAAATGCAGCGCAAATACACCCTGATGGCTCCTACGGGCCGGGCGGCGAAGGTGATGGCCGGCTACGCGGGCGTGGCCGCCAGCACCATCCATAAAAAGATTTACCGCCAAACCAGCGGCTCGCCCTCCGAGCGGCTCAACTTCCAGCGCCAGCCCAACCGCGCCGAGCAGACGCTGTACATCGTGGACGAAGCCTCGATGATTTCGGACGAGAAAGCCTTCGGCGAGAATGGCTTGCTGGATGATTTGATGGGCTTCGTATTCGAGAAAACCAGTAATAAGCTCCTCGTTATCGGCGATACGGCGCAGCTGCCGCCGGTGGGCCAGCTCCTGAGCCCGGCCCTCGACCCGGAGCTGCTGGCCCACCGCTTCCGCGCCGACGTGGGCACCGTGGAGCTACGCCAGGTGATGCGCCAGGCCCAGGAATCGGGTATTCTGGTAAATGCCACCGAGCTGCGCGAGGAGTTGCGTGAGCAAGCGCCTAATATCCAGCTGCATACCAAGGGATTCCGGGATATTTTCAAGATGGGCGGCGACAAGCTGGAGGACGGCCTGCGCTGGGCCTACCGCCAGTACGGCCACGAAAACACCACCATCATCTGCCGTTCCAACCGCAATGCCAACCAGTACAACCAGCTTATTCGCAGGGCGTTGTTTGATGCCGAGGAGGAGATTGAGGGCGGCGACTACCTCATGGTGGTGCGCAATAACTACTACTGGCTGCCCAAGGAGTCAGAAATCGGCTTTCTGGCCAACGGTGATTTCCTCGAAATCAGGAAGGTAATTCGGCGGGAAGAGGTGTACGGCTTCCATTTTGCCCAGGCCCTGGTGCGGCTCGTGGATTATCCCGACGAGCCCGAAATTGAAGTCAAGCTGCTGCTCGACACGCTGCATACCGAGAGCCCGGCCCTGCCCTCCGATCGCAACAATGCCCTGTACCTGGCCGTGAGCGAGGATTATGCCCACCTCAAAACCAAGGCCGAGCGCTACAAGGAAATGCGCAAGGACCCCTACCTCAACGCCCTGCAAATCAAATTTGCCTACGCCCTGACGTGCCATAAGGCGCAGGGCGGGCAGTGGCAGGCCGTGTTTGTGGACCACGGCTTTTTGAAGCCCGATGAGCCGCTGGCGGGCGAATTTGCGCGCTGGCTCTACACGGCCATCACGCGGGCATCGGAGCGGCTGTTTCTGCTCAATTTTCAGCAGAAGCTAATCAGCGACCCGGTGGAGGAGGAGTAG
- a CDS encoding PaaI family thioesterase, producing the protein MNSETNLPAPATSTDLETRIRRKLLGQGFMHLIGADLTVITPGRVEAELTIASQHLQQHGFTHGGLIATLADLVAGFAAVTLVPEGVGVVTSDLKISYLHPGVGQRLRAIGWVLKPGRRLHFCEAEVWCDELMIAKASATMAVIEPQ; encoded by the coding sequence ATGAATTCCGAAACTAACCTTCCCGCTCCTGCTACTTCTACCGACCTCGAAACCCGTATCCGGCGCAAGCTGCTGGGGCAGGGCTTCATGCACCTCATTGGGGCCGACCTGACGGTTATCACCCCCGGCCGCGTCGAAGCCGAGCTTACCATCGCCAGCCAGCATTTGCAGCAGCACGGCTTCACGCACGGTGGTCTCATTGCCACGCTGGCCGATTTGGTAGCCGGCTTCGCCGCCGTAACGCTGGTGCCCGAGGGCGTGGGGGTGGTCACCTCCGATTTGAAAATCTCCTACCTGCACCCCGGCGTGGGGCAGCGACTCCGCGCTATTGGCTGGGTGCTGAAACCCGGTCGCCGCCTGCACTTCTGCGAGGCCGAAGTGTGGTGCGATGAGTTGATGATTGCCAAAGCCAGCGCCACGATGGCGGTGATTGAGCCGCAGTAA
- a CDS encoding NUDIX domain-containing protein, which produces MLDSPNISPDNLLQAYSGKVRVRVGGLLLRGGGMLLAAHRGLLPKDAPFWSPPGGGWQFGESLKEALVREFREETGLTVRVGRFLHLHEFSTDKLQALELFFEVVADADAQPTLGHDPEHAADRQLLTELQWFTPRQLLQVPPAQVHPLLRMVLSPDDLFVPQIRFV; this is translated from the coding sequence ATGCTCGATTCGCCAAATATTTCCCCCGACAATTTACTTCAGGCATATTCCGGCAAAGTGCGGGTACGGGTGGGCGGGCTGTTGCTGCGCGGCGGGGGGATGCTGCTGGCGGCCCACCGGGGCCTGCTGCCGAAGGATGCGCCGTTCTGGTCGCCGCCGGGCGGGGGCTGGCAGTTTGGCGAGAGCCTGAAAGAAGCGCTAGTGCGGGAGTTCCGGGAAGAAACCGGCCTGACGGTGCGCGTGGGGCGCTTTTTGCACCTGCACGAATTCAGCACCGACAAGCTGCAGGCCCTGGAGCTGTTCTTTGAAGTGGTGGCCGATGCCGACGCCCAACCCACGCTGGGCCACGACCCCGAGCACGCCGCCGACCGCCAGCTCCTTACCGAGCTGCAATGGTTTACGCCCCGGCAGCTGCTGCAGGTGCCCCCGGCCCAGGTGCACCCGCTGCTACGCATGGTGCTCAGCCCCGACGACCTGTTTGTACCCCAGATACGCTTCGTCTGA
- a CDS encoding DUF3822 family protein, which produces MPAPTSAYSASAAVLPPLLRLRDETFDPTNLGAYNLYLLASPARLHLAVADVERRKFVVLEDYQLPGGGVPALAAQHDFLGLRGWNAVRLAVTGRAFTLLPSPLFRAGDEAAALRLHHTPTPTEVVRHTTHPGLELVNVFAADAALAEWLTATYGATGRLLHHTSALLAGLVHQRGAASPRRLYLNPGPQELTLVVLGQHLEYCNVFPCTTAEDVVYYTILVMQELALDPDQDDVTVWGELMPDSAVFSLLRTYVRNVHFGPRPGNVEYSYRLNDVFEYRYFDLFSLHFA; this is translated from the coding sequence GTGCCTGCTCCTACTTCTGCTTATTCCGCGTCGGCGGCTGTATTGCCTCCCCTGTTGCGTCTGCGCGACGAAACCTTCGACCCCACCAACCTGGGGGCTTACAACCTGTACCTGCTGGCCAGCCCGGCCCGCCTGCACCTGGCCGTGGCCGATGTGGAACGGCGCAAATTCGTAGTGCTGGAAGATTATCAGCTGCCCGGCGGCGGCGTGCCCGCCCTGGCCGCCCAGCACGATTTCCTGGGCCTGCGGGGCTGGAACGCCGTGCGGCTGGCCGTCACGGGCCGGGCATTTACGCTGCTACCGTCTCCCCTATTCCGGGCCGGCGACGAGGCCGCCGCCCTGCGCCTGCACCACACCCCCACGCCCACCGAAGTAGTGCGCCACACCACTCATCCCGGCCTGGAGCTGGTGAACGTGTTTGCCGCCGACGCGGCCCTGGCCGAGTGGCTCACGGCCACGTACGGGGCCACCGGCCGGCTGCTGCACCACACCAGCGCGCTGCTGGCCGGCCTGGTGCACCAGCGCGGCGCGGCATCTCCCCGCCGCCTGTATCTCAACCCCGGCCCGCAGGAGCTCACGCTGGTCGTGCTGGGCCAGCACCTGGAGTACTGCAACGTGTTCCCGTGCACCACCGCCGAGGACGTGGTGTACTACACCATCCTCGTGATGCAGGAGCTGGCCCTCGACCCCGACCAGGACGACGTGACCGTATGGGGTGAGCTCATGCCCGATTCAGCCGTGTTCAGCCTGCTGCGCACCTATGTGCGCAACGTGCATTTCGGCCCCCGCCCCGGCAACGTGGAGTACAGCTACCGTCTCAATGATGTGTTCGAATACCGCTATTTCGACCTATTCAGCCTGCACTTCGCATAG
- the coaD gene encoding pantetheine-phosphate adenylyltransferase has product MPRTALFPGSFDPFTNGHLDIVQRGMALFDHIIIAIGTNSSKQRYLPVEQMQGLIAGLFEDEPRVSVRTFKGLTAEFARETGAAFLLRGLRNSPDFEYEKPIAYGNQHINARLETVFLLTSPTLGAISSTIIRDIHRFGGNVEAFLPFPMPPLAH; this is encoded by the coding sequence ATGCCCCGCACCGCCCTTTTTCCTGGTTCCTTCGACCCGTTCACCAACGGCCACCTCGACATTGTGCAACGCGGGATGGCGCTGTTCGACCACATCATTATTGCCATCGGTACCAACAGCAGTAAGCAGCGCTACCTGCCCGTTGAGCAGATGCAGGGGTTGATTGCCGGGCTTTTTGAGGACGAGCCCCGGGTATCGGTGCGCACTTTTAAAGGCCTCACGGCCGAGTTTGCCCGGGAAACTGGGGCGGCTTTCCTGCTGCGTGGCCTGCGCAACAGTCCCGATTTCGAGTATGAAAAGCCCATCGCCTACGGCAACCAGCACATCAATGCCAGGCTGGAAACGGTATTCCTCCTGACCTCGCCCACGCTTGGAGCCATCAGCAGCACCATTATTCGCGACATTCACCGTTTTGGGGGCAATGTGGAGGCTTTCCTGCCTTTTCCGATGCCGCCCCTGGCGCACTAG